The proteins below come from a single Holdemania massiliensis genomic window:
- a CDS encoding ATP-binding cassette domain-containing protein, translating into MEIKIRNLRKCYGKHELFSNLNLKITSGKINCLYGTSGCGKTTILDIIGFIEPYQGGDIFYNGKKIVKSAQKRKMLREKVGFIFQDFGLIENETVAQNFNMVYKIKRMKNREKRIQSTLKKLQLENMLNRKVYELSGGEQQRIAIAKVLLKNPDLILADEPTASLDVENKQIVLNMMREFANAGKTVVVVSHDPEIIEFSDVKLDLAHLKRKTRNEGRA; encoded by the coding sequence ACATGAATTGTTTAGCAATTTGAATTTGAAAATTACCAGCGGAAAAATCAACTGTCTGTATGGAACAAGTGGCTGCGGGAAAACAACGATATTGGATATTATCGGATTTATTGAGCCTTATCAGGGGGGAGATATTTTCTACAATGGCAAAAAAATCGTCAAAAGTGCTCAGAAAAGAAAGATGCTGAGAGAGAAAGTGGGGTTTATCTTCCAGGACTTTGGCTTGATTGAAAATGAAACAGTCGCACAAAACTTTAATATGGTTTATAAGATTAAGCGGATGAAAAATCGTGAAAAACGAATACAGTCTACTTTAAAAAAACTGCAGCTTGAGAATATGCTGAATCGAAAAGTCTATGAGCTTTCCGGCGGAGAACAACAGCGCATTGCGATTGCCAAAGTACTGTTAAAAAATCCAGATCTGATTCTCGCGGACGAGCCAACGGCTTCGTTGGATGTTGAAAATAAACAAATTGTGCTGAACATGATGAGGGAGTTTGCCAATGCAGGAAAAACCGTAGTTGTCGTGAGCCACGATCCGGAAATCATTGAGTTTTCTGATGTAAAGCTGGACTTGGCTCATCTCAAAAGAAAAACAAGAAATGAAGGACGAGCTTAA